In Ilumatobacter fluminis, the following proteins share a genomic window:
- a CDS encoding metal-dependent hydrolase family protein, which yields MRTVLQGGRVFDGSGADPADADVALENGRIVEIGSSLDGDEVVDCAGSTIVPGFVDSHVHFMADGNLDPAVFQATPFSLNFYLAAERMGRTLASGVTTVREAGGADLGMKEAQTRGVVAGPEMLISITLLSQTGGHGDHWMACGEAVPSFSIPHPGRPTGIVDGPDEMRVKVRELIRAGADVIKVCTSGGVLSPRDDPRHGHFRDDELDVLVTEATAAGKWVMSHAQATDGIKSAVRAGIRSIEHGIYLDDEAIEMMVDRGTYLVPTLIAPMGVLEAADRGVNVPQYAIDKTHQVMEAHRDSISRAIDAGVKVAMGTDSGVIPHGQNLREVHEMVRCGMTPAQALAASTSVAAELLDVLDDRGTIEVGKRADLVVLTGDPFDTATLGDQVGAVFQSGHQVAGAVTIGA from the coding sequence ATGCGAACGGTGTTGCAAGGTGGCCGCGTCTTCGACGGGAGCGGGGCCGATCCGGCCGACGCCGACGTCGCGCTCGAGAACGGCCGGATCGTCGAGATCGGCTCGTCGCTCGACGGCGACGAAGTCGTCGACTGCGCGGGCAGCACGATCGTGCCCGGCTTCGTCGACAGCCACGTCCACTTCATGGCCGACGGCAACCTCGACCCGGCCGTGTTCCAGGCGACTCCGTTCAGCCTCAACTTCTATCTCGCGGCCGAGCGGATGGGCCGCACGCTGGCGAGCGGCGTGACGACCGTCCGCGAGGCGGGCGGCGCCGACCTCGGCATGAAAGAGGCACAGACCCGCGGCGTCGTCGCCGGACCCGAGATGCTCATCTCGATCACCCTGCTCAGCCAGACCGGCGGCCACGGTGACCACTGGATGGCCTGCGGCGAGGCCGTGCCCAGCTTCTCGATCCCACATCCCGGCCGACCGACCGGCATCGTCGACGGGCCCGACGAGATGCGCGTCAAGGTTCGCGAGCTCATTCGGGCAGGCGCCGACGTGATCAAGGTGTGCACGTCGGGTGGCGTGCTCTCGCCACGCGACGACCCGAGGCACGGCCACTTCCGCGACGACGAGCTCGACGTGCTCGTCACCGAGGCGACCGCCGCCGGCAAATGGGTGATGAGCCACGCCCAGGCGACCGACGGCATCAAGTCGGCCGTCCGGGCCGGAATCCGATCGATCGAGCACGGCATCTACCTCGACGACGAAGCGATCGAGATGATGGTCGATCGCGGCACCTACCTCGTTCCGACGCTGATCGCGCCGATGGGCGTGCTCGAGGCCGCCGACCGCGGGGTGAACGTCCCGCAGTACGCGATCGACAAGACCCACCAGGTGATGGAGGCGCACCGCGACTCGATCAGCCGAGCGATCGATGCCGGCGTCAAGGTGGCGATGGGCACCGACAGCGGCGTCATCCCCCACGGCCAGAACCTGCGTGAAGTGCACGAGATGGTCCGATGCGGCATGACACCGGCGCAGGCCCTGGCGGCCTCGACGAGCGTCGCCGCCGAACTCCTCGATGTGCTCGACGACCGTGGCACCATCGAGGTCGGCAAGCGTGCCGACCTCGTCGTCCTCACCGGCGATCCGTTCGACACGGCGACGCTCGGCGACCAGGTCGGCGCGGTGTTCCAATCCGGCCATCAGGTCGCCGGCGCCGTCACCATCGGCGCCTGA
- a CDS encoding pyridoxamine 5'-phosphate oxidase family protein, producing the protein MAGELYGDGARALQDEFDARRLADALQTFTVHEALTDDDIDLIRAQSTVWVSTVDADGWPDVSYKGGDVGFVEVANPTEIRIPSYDGNGMWRTLGNVIDTGRVALLFIDTDRPWRMRVQGTATVSTEPADVERHVGAEAVVIVTVTRAFPNCGRYIHRDGEISKFAPRIDHDPPIPDWKRMDALRPVLPQRDQSALDRLDPSSDGSDGSQSTVE; encoded by the coding sequence ATGGCCGGGGAGCTGTACGGGGACGGAGCGCGGGCACTGCAGGATGAGTTCGACGCTCGTCGCCTGGCCGATGCACTGCAAACGTTCACGGTCCACGAGGCGCTGACCGACGACGACATCGACCTGATCCGCGCCCAGTCGACCGTGTGGGTGTCGACCGTCGATGCCGACGGCTGGCCCGACGTCTCGTACAAGGGAGGCGACGTCGGCTTCGTCGAGGTCGCGAACCCGACCGAAATCCGAATCCCGAGCTACGACGGGAACGGGATGTGGCGCACGCTCGGCAACGTGATCGACACCGGTCGTGTGGCGCTGCTCTTCATCGATACCGACCGACCGTGGCGGATGCGGGTCCAGGGCACGGCCACCGTTTCCACCGAGCCCGCCGACGTCGAGCGACACGTCGGCGCGGAGGCGGTCGTGATCGTCACCGTCACACGAGCGTTCCCGAACTGCGGTCGATACATCCACCGCGACGGCGAGATCTCGAAGTTCGCACCGCGTATCGACCACGATCCACCGATTCCCGACTGGAAGCGGATGGACGCCCTTCGTCCGGTGTTGCCCCAGCGTGACCAGTCGGCCCTCGACCGCCTCGACCCATCGAGCGACGGGTCGGACGGCAGTCAGTCGACCGTCGAATAG
- a CDS encoding NAD(P)/FAD-dependent oxidoreductase, producing MTTRSADAVVIGAGVIGSSVALELARSGRDVVVVDRGPAAGAGSTSASAAIIRFSYSTPDAILAAWEAATMWRHWADHLGGIDPDGMATFVECPNLTFRTTGYDPDEMLARWREYGIDHEELDADALAQRYPALDPGRFYPPKPIDDPAFAGDPDGRLTAILCHGCGFVDDPMLAARNLAWAAKQHGATFRFGAEVVSIDRDDAVRGVTLADGSSVEAPVVVNVGGPHSAHLNRLAGVTADMTIGHRPLRQEVFVVAAPDGTGLHDGGAFVADVDLGQYFRPQPGGSMMIGSTEPECDELVWVDDPDENSPYPTVDVWETAMLRFARRVPGFRVPNAPTGLASLYDVADDWVPIYDRSSLPGFYMACATSGNQFKNAPIAGRFMRTIIDAVSDGHDHDLEPVQFVGPRTGRAIDLGAFSRKRARAATTNSVLG from the coding sequence GTGACCACCCGATCAGCTGACGCCGTCGTCATCGGTGCCGGCGTCATCGGCAGTTCGGTCGCGCTCGAACTGGCGCGCAGCGGTCGGGACGTCGTCGTGGTCGACCGCGGCCCCGCCGCCGGTGCCGGTTCGACCAGCGCGTCGGCGGCGATCATCCGATTCAGCTACTCGACGCCCGACGCGATCCTCGCCGCCTGGGAAGCGGCGACGATGTGGCGTCACTGGGCCGACCATCTCGGCGGCATCGACCCCGACGGCATGGCGACGTTCGTCGAGTGCCCGAATCTCACCTTCCGCACCACGGGATATGACCCCGACGAGATGCTCGCACGATGGCGCGAGTACGGCATCGACCACGAAGAACTCGACGCCGACGCACTCGCCCAGCGCTATCCCGCCCTCGACCCGGGCCGCTTCTACCCGCCCAAACCGATCGACGACCCGGCGTTCGCCGGCGACCCGGACGGTCGCCTCACCGCAATCCTGTGCCACGGCTGTGGCTTCGTCGACGATCCGATGCTCGCCGCCAGGAACCTGGCATGGGCGGCGAAGCAGCACGGCGCGACGTTCCGGTTCGGCGCCGAGGTCGTGTCGATCGACCGGGACGACGCCGTGCGCGGTGTCACCCTCGCCGACGGCTCATCGGTCGAGGCCCCCGTCGTCGTCAACGTCGGCGGGCCCCACTCGGCGCACCTGAACCGGCTCGCCGGCGTGACCGCCGACATGACGATCGGGCATCGCCCCCTCCGACAGGAGGTCTTCGTGGTCGCAGCGCCCGACGGCACCGGACTCCACGACGGCGGGGCCTTCGTCGCGGACGTCGACCTCGGCCAGTACTTCCGACCGCAACCCGGCGGATCGATGATGATCGGGAGCACCGAACCCGAGTGCGACGAACTCGTCTGGGTCGACGACCCGGACGAGAACTCGCCGTATCCGACCGTCGACGTCTGGGAGACCGCGATGCTCCGCTTCGCCCGTCGGGTGCCCGGGTTCCGAGTCCCGAATGCACCGACCGGCCTCGCCTCCTTGTACGACGTGGCCGACGACTGGGTGCCGATCTACGACCGGTCCTCGCTCCCTGGCTTCTACATGGCGTGCGCGACGAGCGGCAATCAGTTCAAGAATGCCCCGATCGCCGGTCGGTTCATGCGGACGATCATCGATGCGGTGTCCGACGGGCACGATCACGACCTCGAGCCGGTGCAGTTCGTCGGCCCGCGCACCGGCCGTGCGATCGACCTGGGCGCCTTCTCCCGGAAGCGGGCGCGGGCAGCCACGACGAACTCCGTGCTCGGTTGA
- a CDS encoding MmcQ/YjbR family DNA-binding protein codes for MIEHADAVDVITALPDVAEGTSYGNRCWKVRGSMFVWDRPFSKADLKRFGDDPVPAGPIMGVKVDGLDEKDAILSEGTDGVFTIAHFDGFAAVLIQLDTIAPDDARRLVVDAWLAAAPDDLTEAYLRDHPIS; via the coding sequence ATGATCGAGCACGCCGACGCCGTCGACGTCATCACGGCACTGCCCGACGTCGCCGAGGGCACGAGCTACGGCAACCGCTGTTGGAAGGTCCGCGGCTCGATGTTCGTCTGGGACCGGCCCTTCAGCAAGGCCGACCTGAAGCGGTTCGGCGACGATCCGGTGCCGGCCGGACCCATCATGGGCGTCAAGGTCGACGGGCTCGACGAGAAGGATGCGATCCTGTCGGAGGGCACCGACGGTGTGTTCACCATTGCGCACTTCGACGGATTCGCCGCCGTCCTGATCCAACTCGACACCATCGCGCCCGACGATGCACGACGTCTCGTCGTCGACGCCTGGCTCGCCGCCGCCCCGGACGACCTCACCGAGGCGTACCTCCGTGACCACCCGATCAGCTGA
- a CDS encoding amidase, with protein MGNSEQSVDLPWQGDACSLVDAFRSGERTPLDELDAVVRAIEASDLNAFSHLHLEQAREAAQHADVSKPFGGVPIGVKELDQVEGWPDTHACALFADDIAPHTNTNVARARDLGGAVLVGQTTASEFGGVNLTRTVINGTTHNPWRHGTTPGGSSGGTAAAVAGGIVTLGTGGDGGGSIRIPAGFCGLVGLKATYGRIPLTPDARLGAMTVTHGCLSRSVRDTARWFDVCNGRDPREPLSLPRVDGWESGLGTHLGELRGKRVAVVADWGSAVVSPVMWELLEEAADRLIADCGMVRVDDVDTALPRMGAAWSVANSVGLIDKLGERWPECADQLTPEIRFSMEHGAPNYGADARIKLERRRSELNEAMARIFDTASGGVDFVMTASNPDIAFAADGPLPGVFGGVEAGAGNNGKLTFPANLHGNPAISVPAGQVDGLPIGLQIVGPHFSEELLLDLALTVERERPWPLTTLLAGVAS; from the coding sequence ATGGGGAACTCCGAACAATCCGTCGACCTGCCGTGGCAGGGTGACGCCTGCTCGCTCGTCGACGCCTTCCGTTCCGGTGAACGCACACCGCTCGACGAGCTCGACGCGGTGGTCCGAGCGATCGAGGCGTCCGACCTGAACGCCTTCAGCCACCTGCATCTCGAACAGGCTCGGGAGGCCGCTCAGCACGCCGACGTCTCGAAGCCGTTCGGTGGGGTCCCGATCGGCGTGAAGGAGCTCGATCAGGTCGAGGGCTGGCCCGACACCCACGCCTGCGCACTGTTCGCCGACGACATCGCTCCGCACACGAACACGAACGTCGCCCGAGCCCGCGATCTCGGCGGTGCGGTACTCGTCGGTCAGACGACCGCATCGGAGTTCGGCGGCGTCAACCTGACCCGAACGGTGATCAACGGCACGACCCACAACCCGTGGCGACACGGCACCACGCCGGGCGGCTCGTCGGGTGGCACCGCCGCTGCGGTCGCCGGCGGCATCGTCACCCTCGGTACCGGCGGCGACGGCGGAGGATCGATCCGAATCCCCGCAGGGTTCTGCGGCCTCGTCGGACTCAAGGCGACGTACGGCCGCATCCCCCTCACGCCCGACGCCCGCCTCGGCGCGATGACCGTCACCCATGGCTGCCTGTCCCGGTCGGTCCGCGACACCGCTCGATGGTTCGACGTCTGCAACGGCCGAGACCCCCGCGAGCCGCTCAGCCTGCCACGCGTCGACGGATGGGAATCCGGGCTCGGCACCCACCTCGGCGAATTGCGGGGCAAGCGCGTCGCCGTTGTCGCCGACTGGGGTTCGGCGGTCGTCTCGCCGGTCATGTGGGAGCTGCTCGAAGAGGCCGCCGACCGGCTCATCGCCGACTGCGGCATGGTGCGGGTCGACGACGTCGACACGGCGCTCCCGCGAATGGGCGCTGCCTGGTCGGTCGCCAACAGCGTCGGCCTGATCGACAAGCTCGGCGAGCGGTGGCCCGAGTGCGCCGACCAGCTGACGCCCGAGATCCGCTTCTCGATGGAGCACGGTGCCCCGAACTACGGCGCCGACGCCCGCATCAAGCTCGAGCGTCGCCGCAGCGAACTGAACGAGGCGATGGCGCGCATCTTCGACACCGCCTCCGGTGGCGTCGACTTCGTGATGACGGCCAGCAATCCCGACATCGCGTTCGCAGCCGACGGTCCGCTGCCCGGCGTGTTCGGCGGTGTCGAGGCCGGTGCGGGCAACAACGGCAAGCTGACCTTCCCGGCGAATTTGCACGGTAATCCGGCGATCTCCGTTCCGGCCGGGCAGGTCGACGGGCTGCCGATCGGCCTCCAGATCGTGGGTCCGCACTTCAGCGAGGAACTGCTCCTCGACCTGGCGCTGACGGTCGAGCGTGAGCGCCCCTGGCCACTCACCACCCTACTCGCCGGGGTCGCGTCGTGA
- a CDS encoding LLM class F420-dependent oxidoreductase: MSLPRRPGMTVPLAGPLHAQRDRIVELADMGFTDVWSAESDAGDGLTPLALTSVWEPRLRLGTAILPAYTRTPACMVQSAASMADAAPGRFVLGIGSSSNVIVERWNGVPFEEPYKKVRDVVRFVRDAFSGEKVTKQYDTFEIQGFRLGLRPEQTPPIVVAALREGMLKMAGREADGAITNWLGADDVPTVAAALREGAGGEDRELVARVFVCPSENAEVVRAGARRAIAAYMNVPVYAAFQEWLGRGDELAGMWAAWKAGDRKQALAEIPDSVVDALVVHGSPAECRATIDRYFDNGVTTTSLAVLPFDPDLDAWDAITSLAPSAG, encoded by the coding sequence ATGAGCCTCCCTCGCCGCCCCGGAATGACCGTGCCTCTCGCCGGACCGCTGCACGCGCAGCGTGATCGCATCGTCGAGCTGGCCGACATGGGGTTCACCGACGTGTGGTCGGCCGAGTCGGACGCCGGCGACGGCCTGACCCCGCTGGCGCTGACGTCGGTGTGGGAGCCGCGGCTCCGGCTGGGAACGGCGATCCTCCCGGCGTACACACGCACCCCGGCGTGCATGGTGCAGAGCGCCGCGTCGATGGCCGACGCCGCGCCGGGCCGGTTCGTGCTCGGCATCGGGTCGTCGTCGAACGTGATCGTCGAGCGTTGGAACGGTGTGCCGTTCGAGGAGCCCTACAAGAAGGTCCGCGATGTCGTGCGCTTCGTGCGTGACGCGTTCAGCGGGGAGAAGGTCACCAAGCAGTACGACACCTTCGAGATCCAGGGCTTCCGGCTCGGTCTCCGTCCGGAGCAGACGCCTCCGATCGTGGTCGCGGCGCTGCGTGAGGGGATGCTGAAGATGGCGGGACGCGAAGCCGACGGCGCGATCACCAACTGGCTCGGCGCCGACGACGTGCCGACGGTCGCTGCGGCGCTGCGCGAGGGCGCCGGGGGAGAGGATCGCGAGCTCGTCGCCCGCGTCTTCGTGTGCCCGAGCGAGAACGCCGAGGTGGTGCGGGCCGGCGCACGACGAGCGATCGCCGCCTACATGAACGTGCCGGTGTACGCGGCCTTCCAGGAGTGGCTCGGACGTGGCGACGAGCTGGCCGGGATGTGGGCAGCGTGGAAGGCCGGTGATCGCAAGCAGGCCTTGGCCGAGATCCCCGACTCGGTCGTGGATGCTCTCGTCGTGCACGGCTCGCCGGCCGAGTGCCGGGCCACGATCGACCGGTACTTCGACAACGGGGTCACGACGACGTCGCTGGCCGTCTTGCCGTTCGATCCCGACCTCGACGCCTGGGACGCGATCACGTCGTTGGCGCCGAGCGCCGGCTGA
- a CDS encoding MSMEG_1061 family FMN-dependent PPOX-type flavoprotein has product MEFRDRIETLEQFREVMRPASRLVTDKEFDTFDDECREFIARSPFVLVASTDGFGKIDISPKGDEPGFVRVLDDQTLVIPDRFGNHRTDTFLNVLEHPYVGLIFLVPGHKNTLRLRGQAEIVRDVEVRERLAANGSVPDLVLAVHLTTGYFHCGKCIIRSDLWTREHEERSADDRLLARAMVRHGRLDLTVEQMHDIIDDDERTRLY; this is encoded by the coding sequence ATGGAGTTCCGGGACCGGATCGAGACACTCGAGCAGTTCCGCGAGGTGATGCGGCCGGCGAGCAGGCTCGTCACCGACAAGGAGTTCGACACGTTCGACGACGAGTGCCGCGAGTTCATCGCCCGCTCGCCGTTCGTCCTCGTCGCTTCCACCGACGGTTTCGGCAAGATCGACATCTCGCCGAAGGGTGACGAACCCGGCTTCGTCCGGGTGCTCGACGATCAGACGCTCGTCATCCCTGATCGCTTCGGCAACCACCGGACCGACACGTTCCTCAACGTCCTCGAGCACCCGTATGTCGGGCTGATCTTCCTCGTCCCCGGCCACAAGAACACGCTGCGCCTTCGAGGACAGGCCGAGATCGTCCGCGACGTCGAGGTGCGCGAACGCCTCGCCGCGAACGGATCGGTGCCCGATCTCGTCCTCGCCGTGCACCTGACGACCGGCTACTTCCACTGCGGGAAATGCATCATCCGGTCCGACCTGTGGACCCGCGAGCACGAAGAGCGTTCCGCCGACGACCGACTCCTGGCCCGGGCGATGGTCCGCCACGGACGACTCGACCTCACCGTCGAGCAGATGCACGACATCATCGACGACGACGAACGCACCCGTCTCTACTGA
- a CDS encoding rhomboid family intramembrane serine protease: MSLPPPPPPAAAEACFRHPNRDAGRRCTRCGRPACSDCLVQATVGSHCVECAKAARPDVRTRATFWNARQPALVTTILIGINLAVFAMMVVQDPQAIGGALTRLHLEFALYEPALEQGEWYRLVTSGFLHYGIIHVGFNMYLLYVVGQMLEPAIGRVKFLLVYFAGLLGGSAGAVLLSPDALTAGASGAVFGLLALAFVGYWLNGTNPMSTSIGSLLILNLVLTFLWSNRISVGGHLGGAIAGGLCALAVMAPAYRGVPKWAGYAAPIGVISLSVAIAVLSVGSS; this comes from the coding sequence ATGAGCCTCCCGCCGCCGCCCCCTCCGGCAGCTGCTGAAGCCTGCTTCCGACACCCGAACCGCGACGCTGGCCGCCGGTGCACCCGGTGCGGACGACCGGCGTGTTCCGATTGTCTGGTCCAGGCGACCGTCGGGAGCCATTGCGTCGAGTGCGCCAAGGCCGCCCGCCCCGACGTGCGGACGCGAGCCACGTTCTGGAACGCTCGGCAACCGGCCCTCGTCACGACGATCCTGATCGGCATCAACCTGGCCGTGTTCGCCATGATGGTCGTGCAGGACCCGCAGGCGATCGGCGGTGCACTCACCCGCCTCCACCTCGAGTTCGCGCTCTACGAGCCCGCCCTCGAACAGGGCGAGTGGTACCGACTGGTCACATCGGGGTTCCTCCACTACGGCATCATCCACGTCGGGTTCAACATGTACCTGCTGTACGTCGTCGGACAGATGCTCGAGCCGGCGATCGGCCGGGTGAAGTTCCTCCTGGTCTACTTCGCAGGTCTGCTGGGCGGTTCGGCCGGCGCGGTCCTGCTCTCACCCGACGCGCTCACCGCAGGCGCCTCCGGCGCCGTGTTCGGACTGCTCGCACTGGCGTTCGTCGGCTACTGGCTCAACGGCACCAACCCGATGTCGACATCGATCGGTTCGCTGTTGATCCTCAATCTGGTGCTCACCTTCCTGTGGAGCAACCGGATCTCGGTCGGCGGCCACCTCGGCGGGGCGATCGCAGGCGGGCTGTGTGCACTCGCCGTCATGGCGCCGGCGTACCGGGGGGTGCCGAAGTGGGCCGGCTACGCCGCCCCGATCGGCGTTATTTCACTCTCTGTGGCCATTGCGGTTCTCAGCGTCGGATCTTCCTGA
- a CDS encoding VOC family protein, whose protein sequence is MKLGAFSVSLAVADLAASREFYERLGFEVTGGNADEGWLILKNEQAIIGLFHGMFEGNILTFNPGWTQDGVPADGDFTDVREVQAVLRSAGVEPAEPIDADGTGPAHIVVTDPDGNTIMIDQFVDRPDD, encoded by the coding sequence GTGAAGCTCGGAGCGTTCTCCGTCAGCCTCGCCGTCGCCGACCTCGCAGCGTCACGCGAGTTCTACGAGCGCCTCGGTTTCGAGGTGACCGGCGGCAACGCCGACGAGGGCTGGCTGATCCTGAAGAACGAGCAAGCGATCATCGGTTTGTTCCACGGCATGTTCGAGGGCAACATCCTCACGTTCAATCCGGGCTGGACCCAGGACGGGGTGCCGGCGGACGGCGACTTCACCGACGTCCGCGAGGTGCAGGCCGTGCTGCGATCGGCCGGCGTCGAACCCGCCGAACCGATCGACGCCGACGGCACGGGCCCGGCGCACATCGTCGTGACCGATCCCGACGGCAACACGATCATGATCGACCAGTTCGTCGACCGTCCCGACGACTGA
- a CDS encoding AMP-binding protein → MKVALTVNDFLRRAELLYPDRVAVVDEPDQPAESWGEITYGEMARRARAMAAGLDELGIAQGERVAMVSHNSARLLTALFGVSGSGRILVPINFRLVAEEVKYIVEHSGARVLLIDPELADAMADVECEMKWTIGAESDAVLMKFDTEPQPWDADEDATATINYTSGTTARPKGVQLTHRNIWLNATVFGWHMTVSDRDVYLHTLPQFHCNGWGMLYAVTGMGAEHVIIRKIDGTEILRRVEEHGVTLMCGAPAVLNMILDAAAEWDGPIPGRDRVRIVCAGAPPPTKTIERCMTELGWEFVQIYGLTETTPLLTMNRMRPEWDELPVGEQAVRLNKAGAPVVGCTMDVSQSGEIMARGNMIMEGYWEQPDQTAAAIYDGFFHTGDGGTIDEANYVTIADRKKDVIISGGENVSSIEVEDAIFQHPDITEVAVIGIPDEKWGELVTALVVTVEGSDLTEADVIAWTKQKLAGYKCPKKVEFRSELARTATGKLQKFKLRAPFWEGQEKQVN, encoded by the coding sequence ATGAAGGTTGCGCTGACGGTGAACGACTTCCTGCGTCGAGCCGAGCTGCTGTACCCGGACCGGGTCGCAGTCGTCGACGAGCCCGATCAACCTGCCGAGTCGTGGGGCGAGATCACGTACGGCGAGATGGCCCGGCGCGCCCGTGCGATGGCGGCCGGACTCGACGAACTCGGCATCGCACAGGGCGAACGGGTCGCCATGGTGTCGCACAACTCGGCGCGCCTGCTCACCGCACTGTTCGGGGTGTCGGGATCGGGCCGGATCCTGGTTCCGATCAACTTCCGACTCGTCGCCGAAGAGGTGAAGTACATCGTCGAGCACTCGGGTGCCCGTGTTCTCCTCATCGACCCCGAACTCGCCGACGCGATGGCCGACGTCGAGTGCGAGATGAAGTGGACGATCGGCGCCGAGAGCGACGCCGTCCTCATGAAGTTCGACACCGAGCCGCAACCGTGGGACGCCGACGAGGACGCCACGGCGACGATCAACTACACGTCGGGCACCACCGCTCGACCGAAGGGCGTGCAGCTCACCCATCGCAACATCTGGCTCAACGCCACCGTGTTCGGCTGGCACATGACCGTCAGCGACCGCGACGTCTATCTCCACACGCTCCCCCAGTTCCACTGCAACGGGTGGGGCATGCTGTACGCCGTCACCGGCATGGGTGCCGAGCACGTGATCATCCGCAAGATCGACGGCACCGAGATCCTCCGTCGCGTCGAGGAGCACGGCGTCACCCTGATGTGTGGCGCACCCGCTGTCCTCAACATGATCCTCGACGCCGCCGCCGAGTGGGACGGGCCGATCCCCGGCCGCGACCGTGTCCGCATCGTCTGTGCCGGTGCTCCCCCGCCCACCAAGACGATCGAACGCTGCATGACCGAACTCGGCTGGGAGTTCGTCCAGATCTACGGGCTCACCGAGACGACCCCGCTCCTGACGATGAACCGAATGCGCCCGGAGTGGGACGAACTGCCGGTCGGCGAACAGGCGGTGCGCCTGAACAAGGCCGGCGCACCGGTCGTCGGTTGCACGATGGACGTCAGCCAGAGCGGTGAGATCATGGCTCGCGGCAACATGATCATGGAGGGCTACTGGGAGCAGCCCGACCAGACCGCCGCAGCGATCTACGACGGGTTCTTCCACACCGGCGACGGCGGCACGATCGACGAGGCCAACTACGTCACGATCGCCGACCGGAAGAAGGACGTCATCATCTCGGGCGGCGAGAACGTCAGCTCGATCGAGGTCGAGGACGCGATCTTCCAGCATCCCGACATCACCGAGGTCGCCGTGATCGGCATCCCCGACGAGAAATGGGGCGAACTCGTGACGGCGCTCGTCGTCACGGTCGAGGGTTCGGATCTCACCGAAGCCGACGTGATCGCGTGGACCAAGCAAAAGCTCGCCGGCTACAAGTGTCCGAAGAAGGTCGAGTTCCGCAGCGAACTGGCCCGCACCGCCACCGGCAAGCTCCAGAAGTTCAAGCTCCGTGCCCCGTTCTGGGAGGGCCAGGAGAAGCAGGTCAACTGA
- a CDS encoding phosphotransferase family protein has translation MGDRAVINASTVDAAWLTEALAAASNGARVTGFTAASIGTGQVGENVRFELAWDRDDPALPASVVAKFPSASDISREAAKLTGTYVREVGFYRDLRDHVTMTVPDVHRVEWDPDTHEFALLMNDLCDSEQGDQIAGCAVEVAETVIDEAVGLHAPTWGRTDEWRSFDWLGYPDAERTMQMTGLLQMLLPGFLDRFAERMSADDLDVGRLLVERYGRWSDLVTEWAEGPGDWCVTHGDYRLDNLLLGRTAHAPTVTVVDWQTVAVGIGPADVAYFTGAGLLADERRAHERRLVERYAAGLRNAGVEADDDTIWDGYVLGTASGYLMAVIASQIVEQTERGDAMFTAMAERPAEQMRDLGLLDRL, from the coding sequence GTGGGGGATCGAGCAGTCATCAACGCGTCCACGGTCGATGCCGCCTGGCTGACCGAGGCACTCGCCGCGGCATCGAACGGAGCCCGGGTCACCGGCTTCACGGCGGCGTCCATCGGCACCGGCCAGGTCGGCGAGAACGTGCGCTTCGAACTCGCCTGGGACCGCGACGACCCAGCACTCCCGGCGAGCGTCGTCGCGAAGTTCCCGTCGGCCAGCGACATCAGCCGGGAGGCTGCGAAGCTCACCGGCACCTACGTCCGTGAGGTCGGCTTCTACCGCGACCTCCGGGACCACGTCACGATGACGGTGCCCGACGTCCATCGTGTCGAATGGGATCCCGACACCCACGAGTTCGCCCTGCTGATGAACGACCTGTGCGACTCCGAGCAGGGCGATCAGATCGCCGGGTGTGCGGTCGAGGTCGCCGAGACCGTGATCGACGAAGCGGTCGGGCTCCACGCTCCCACCTGGGGCCGGACCGACGAATGGCGTTCGTTCGACTGGCTCGGGTACCCCGACGCCGAACGCACCATGCAGATGACCGGCCTCCTGCAGATGTTGCTGCCCGGGTTCCTCGACCGCTTCGCCGAGCGGATGTCGGCCGACGACCTCGACGTGGGACGACTCCTCGTCGAGCGGTACGGCCGGTGGAGCGACCTGGTCACCGAGTGGGCGGAGGGGCCGGGCGATTGGTGCGTGACCCACGGCGACTACCGCCTCGACAACCTGCTCCTCGGCCGCACTGCGCACGCACCGACGGTGACCGTCGTCGACTGGCAGACCGTCGCCGTCGGGATCGGGCCGGCCGACGTCGCCTACTTCACCGGTGCCGGTCTCCTCGCCGACGAGCGCCGAGCGCACGAACGACGACTGGTCGAGCGCTACGCCGCCGGTCTGCGCAACGCCGGTGTCGAGGCCGACGACGACACGATCTGGGACGGCTACGTCCTCGGAACGGCGTCCGGCTATCTGATGGCCGTGATCGCATCGCAGATCGTCGAACAGACCGAACGCGGCGACGCGATGTTCACCGCGATGGCCGAGCGACCCGCCGAGCAGATGCGCGATCTCGGCCTGCTCGACCGTCTCTGA